CCCGTAAAACCACCTATGCCCAGATCCAGTTCAGCGACGTGCCCGGCCTGGTCAGAGGGGCGAGCCAGGGCGTGGGAATTGGCAACCAGTTTTTAAGTGCCGTCAGGAATGTTGACATGCTTGCCCATATAGTGCGCTCCTTTGTCAGTAAAGACGTGCCCCACCTGGACGGCGGGATAGACCCCATGAGGGACATAGAAACAATTGACATGGAGCTGCTTTTTGCCGATATGGAAATTATCGAAAAAAGGATTGAACGGATTAAGGGCGGCAAAAAGATAAAACAGGAAAATCTTTTAGAACTTGAGGTCCTGGAAAAATGCCTGGAGGCCCTGTCAAGCGAAGTGCCTGTTGCCGGCCTGGATCTCACGCCGGAAGAAAAGCACGTGTTGCGCAATTTCAGCTTCCTGACCGAAAAGCCGATGATGCTTGTTGTCAACATTGACGAAGAGCAGTTTAAGGCAAAGTCCTATCCGGGTAAGGACGAGCTGGAGGCCTATGCCGCCGAAAAGGGTTTGCCGGTGCTGGAAATTTGCGGAAAGATTGAGATGGAAATCGGCCAGCTTTCAGACGAGGATAAGGAGCTGTTTCTGGCGGATCTGGGAATTACCCAGTCGGGGATAGACAGGCTGGCCCGGGCATCTTACGACTATCTGGGTTTAATCTCGTTTTTAACCGTGGGCGAGGACGAGGTTAAGGCCTGGACCATTCAAAAAGGAACCACCGCCCGCCAGGCGGCAGGCAAGGTTCACTCGGACATGGAGCGGGGCTTCATCAGGGCGGAGGTGGTAAAGTTCAGCGATCTGGAGAGCGCCGGGAGCATGGCGAAAGTGCGGGAAAAAGGGCTCTTCCGCCTGGAAGGGAAAGATTATATAGTTGAAGACGGGGATATCATAAATTTCCGGTTTAACGTGTGATGCCGGGAAGAATTTTATTAATAACGTGTTATTAATTTTGATCTGGTCACACCGGTGGGGATGTGGACTGTATGAGCGCTTCGTACTTAAAACTTGCTGCCGGGGAACTGGCAAAGAGGGCAGAAAAGGCCCTGGACATGCTGGCCAGGTGTACGGTCTGCGCCCAGGAGTGCCGCGTTAACCGCCTTGAAGGTCGGCTGGGAGTGTGCCGGGCCGG
The window above is part of the Pelotomaculum thermopropionicum SI genome. Proteins encoded here:
- a CDS encoding predicted GTPase, probable translation factor gives rise to the protein MSLNCGLIGLPMVGKTTIFNLLTGSRAETSYFYTGKAETNTGVAKVPDRRVDYLSRMYRPRKTTYAQIQFSDVPGLVRGASQGVGIGNQFLSAVRNVDMLAHIVRSFVSKDVPHLDGGIDPMRDIETIDMELLFADMEIIEKRIERIKGGKKIKQENLLELEVLEKCLEALSSEVPVAGLDLTPEEKHVLRNFSFLTEKPMMLVVNIDEEQFKAKSYPGKDELEAYAAEKGLPVLEICGKIEMEIGQLSDEDKELFLADLGITQSGIDRLARASYDYLGLISFLTVGEDEVKAWTIQKGTTARQAAGKVHSDMERGFIRAEVVKFSDLESAGSMAKVREKGLFRLEGKDYIVEDGDIINFRFNV